The following proteins come from a genomic window of Gossypium raimondii isolate GPD5lz chromosome 5, ASM2569854v1, whole genome shotgun sequence:
- the LOC105771179 gene encoding uncharacterized protein LOC105771179, whose amino-acid sequence MAASQKNAQQTTNGKLSNSSSEALTLTDKKVWQGSHYADFPEIIEDGDAREFTHESVTDDADSHGSVAGLVYRRRDGTKWVVAWSNPLDENSKVYTDIQRQPVHWGQIKTDLEKRGKPKFKVTKFGYVASIEIDAGSRSPTMKASFGLEA is encoded by the exons ATGGCTGCTTCTCAGAAAAATGCTCAACAAACCACAAACGGCAAGCTTTCGAACTCTTCCAGCGAAGCTCTAACCTTGACTGACAAGAAAGTTTGGCAAGGCTCTCATTATGCGGATTTCCCAGAAATAATTGAAGATGGAGATGCGAGAGAGTTTACACATGAATCAGTGACTGATGATGCTGATAGTCATGGTTCAGTTGCTGGTCTTGTGTACAGGCGACGTGATGGAACTAAGTGGGTTGTTGCCTGGAGCAACCCTCTAGATGAGAATAGCAAG GTCTATACTGATATCCAAAGGCAACCTGTTCACTGGGGGCAAATCAAAACCGACCTTGAGAAAAGaggaaaaccaaaattcaaagttACAAAGTTTGGGTACGTTGCATCTATTGAAATTGATGCCGGGAGCCGTTCACCCACAATGAAGGCATCATTTGGGTTAGAGGCTTAA